A portion of the Staphylococcus felis genome contains these proteins:
- a CDS encoding YwpF-like family protein: protein MKTFKAVRFQIVSDNRSVTEYELYDGVIINKENSGTGWLLEIVISDIHKEQMEAYFENETLLDIRVVITRPSNDPALFDATIKHITQLEDAISIVFECHIYTLRQVYAESLLEQLVNEGLEGEDLITTFNRMMQSKPRLKDERQ, encoded by the coding sequence CTTTTAAAGCAGTCCGTTTTCAAATTGTTTCAGATAATAGAAGTGTCACTGAGTATGAACTTTATGATGGTGTCATTATCAATAAAGAAAATAGTGGTACCGGCTGGCTATTAGAAATCGTGATATCTGATATACATAAAGAACAAATGGAAGCATATTTTGAAAATGAAACGCTTCTTGATATCCGCGTTGTCATCACGCGTCCATCAAATGATCCCGCATTATTTGATGCAACTATTAAACATATTACACAGCTTGAAGATGCTATCTCTATTGTATTTGAGTGTCATATTTATACATTGCGTCAAGTGTATGCCGAAAGTCTTTTAGAACAACTTGTAAATGAAGGATTAGAGGGAGAAGATTTAATTACAACTTTTAATCGCATGATGCAATCTAAACCACGCCTAAAAGATGAACGTCAATAA